In the genome of Jaculus jaculus isolate mJacJac1 chromosome 11, mJacJac1.mat.Y.cur, whole genome shotgun sequence, the window ttaactgctaagccatctctccagcaacccccaccattttttttttttgtttttttgagttaagagtttcactctagctcaggcttacctggaatttagtctcagggtggccttgaactcatggtgtttctcctacctctgcctcctgagtgctgggattaaaagcatgtgtcacaaGGTCCAGCTTGggttggattttttatttttattttgttttttgagatagagtctcgctctagcccaggctgacctggaatttactatgtgtagtctcagggtggccttgacctcatggcaatcctcctatctccgccttctgagtgctgggagaaAAGGTGGGCACCACACTTATGGACTTTGGGGTTggattttgagacagtctcactatgtagtctaggctaaccttgacctcatggtgatctgggattacagacatgagacaTCATACCCAAATATAAtaatctttagtttttttttttttaaattattttgtttattttatttatttatttgagagcaacagacagagagagagaaacaggcagagagagagagagagaatgggtgcaccagggtttccagccactgcaaatgaactccagacacgtgtgccccttgtgcatctggttaacgtgggttctggggaattgagcctcaaaccggggtccttaggcttcataggcaagcacttaaccactaagccatctctccagccctaatttttggtttttttttttttttggttgctgttgttttgtttttcgaggtagggtctcactctagctcaggctgacctggaattcactctgtagtgtcagggtggtctggaacttatggtgatcctcctatctctgcctcctgagtgctaggattaaaggcatgcaccaccacatccagcataatctttaattttaaataccACTAAGGTTACCAGTTTGATCATTTGGATAAGTTTCTATTTCAActcaaaaaaacatatatttattattttactcttttatttatttatttcacttataCTTACTTTACACCTATAGACCtcatggatattttatttttttctacgaAAGTGTAAGTGACTCATAAACTCTCTGAATTTTAGTGTTAAGGAGTAGTTATTTATGTTGTCTTTCCATGTTTCATAAATCCTCTGCCATTTTTCATGAtaactttgttttttcaagttgaAATCTGATTctgttgttttaaagtttttccaTATTTCTCTCCAGGAATCTTTGAATTTTCCcaaataactttctttttcagattcttccttccatattccttcTCCTTTTTTGACAGCTGCTAATTCAGCTTTAAGCAGCTTTCTGTGAATTTTCCAGTAGTTTTTAGAATCATGACTTAGTCCTTTAATAAGAACAGTTTTGCCCAGGCCTCTTCTCAAAATTTCTTCATTCAGATTCACACTAAAAGATCTACCCTtgaatataaaaagaaagcaatTATTTGCAAAAACTGTTATTATACCCACCACATCTTATTTACCTTAAAGCCAGTCATTCTGCAAGTTTAAGCccttcaaagaaaagaaaaaaaaattaacaaaagggtcctcaaaaaaaaagggtcctcacctcatgaaattacaaagattttgcactgcaaaggacacagtgaaaaaagcaaagaggcaaccaacagaatgggaaaaagtcttcaccagctatatatctgatagaggattaatatctaggatatacaaagaactcaaaaagttaaataataaggaatcaaacaagccaatcaaaaaatgggctatggaactaaatagagcattctcaaaggaagaaatacgaatggcatataagcatataaaaaaatgtcctacgtcactatcatcagggaaatgcagattaaaactacattgagattccatctcactcctgtcagattggctaccatcatgaaaacaaatgatcataaatgttggcggggatgtggaaaaagaggaacccttctacactgctggtgggaatgcaatctggtctagccattgtggaaatcagtgtggaggttcctaaaacagctaaa includes:
- the C11H3orf33 gene encoding protein C3orf33 homolog isoform X4; the protein is MAIAGIMLFLRSIRLTSKFTKSSDIPVEFIRRNVKLRGRLHKITENGLEIEHIPITLPVISSFKKEPFGVLLVKLAGVELTETGKVWLQEELKPSQLLWFQLLGKENSALFCYLLVNKGRSFSVNLNEEILRRGLGKTVLIKGLSHDSKNYWKIHRKLLKAELAAVKKGEGIWKEESEKESYLGKFKDSWREIWKNFKTTESDFNLKKQSYHEKWQRIYETWKDNINNYSLTLKFREFMSHLHFRRKK